One Hevea brasiliensis isolate MT/VB/25A 57/8 chromosome 5, ASM3005281v1, whole genome shotgun sequence genomic region harbors:
- the LOC110666136 gene encoding topless-related protein 3-like isoform X1 yields MSYLSRELVFLILQFLEEEKFKESVHKLEKESGFFFNMKFFEEKVQAGEWEEVEKYLSGFTKVDDNRYSMKIFFEIRKQKYLEALDRQDKAKGVEILVNDLKVFSTFNEELYKEITELLTLGNFRENEQLSKYGDTKTARSIMLIELKKLIEANPLFRDKLAFPTLKSSRLRTLINQSLNWQHQLCKNPRPNPDIKTLFTDHTCTPPNGPLAPTPVNLPVAAVAKPSAYTALGAHGPFPPAAAAAANAGALAGWMANASASSPVQAAVVTASPIPVPQNQVSILKRPRTPPTGLGMVDYQSPDEQLMKRLRPVQSVEEATYPTSRQQASWSLDDLPRTVALNLHQGSAVTSMDFHPSHRTLLLVGSANGEVTLWELRLRERLVSKPFKIWEMTACSLQFQASFAKDALISVNRVTWSPDGNLVGAAFNKHLIHLYAYTGSNDLHQQLEIDAHVGGINDLAFAYPNKQLCVVTCGDDKLIKVWDLGGQKLFNFEGHEAPVYSICPHRKENIQFIFSTAIDGKIKAWLYDNMGSRVDYDAPGHWCTTMLYSADGSRLFSCGTSKEGDSFLVEWNESEGAIKRHYAGFRKKSTTGVVQFDTTQNHFLAAGEDSQIKFWDMDNAHVLTSTDADGGLPSLPRLRFNKEGNLLAVTTADNGFRILANAAGLRSLRTVETPAFEALRSPIESAAIKVSGSSGVTNVSPVNCKVERSSPVRPSPILNGVDTLNRSMEKPRIVDDVIDKTKPWQLAEILDPGDCQLVTLPDSTDTSSKVVRLLYTNSGAGILALGSNGIQKLWKWTRNEQNVTGKATASVVPQHWQPNSGLLMANDVSGVNLEEAVPCIALSKNDSYVMSAAGGKVSLFNMMTFKVMTTFMSPPPASTFLAFHPQDNNIIAIGMEDSTIHIYNVRVDEVKSKLKGHQKRITGLAFSTNLNILVSSGADAQLCIWSIDTWEKRKLVTIQIPAGKAPNGDTRVQFHSDQTHLLVVHETQLAIYDASKMERVRQWVPQDALSAPLSYAAYSCNSQLIYATFCDGNIGVFDADSLRLRCRIASSAYLSQAIMNRSQSVYPLVVAAHPQEANQLAIGLTDGSVKVMEPTESEGKWGSTPPVDNGMLNGRTTSSSTTSNHTPDQLQR; encoded by the exons ATGTCGTATTTGAGCAGAGAATTGGTATTTCTCATACTTCAGTTTCTTGAAGAAGAGAAATTCAAGGAGTCCGTGCACAA ACTTGAGAAGGAATCAGGATTTTTCTTCAACATGAAGTTCTTTGAGGAGAAAGTTCAGGCTGGAGAATGGGAGGAAGTTGAAAAATACTTATCTGGATTTACTAAGGTTGACGATAACAGATACTCCATGAAGATATTCTTTGAAATTAGGAAGCAGAAATATCTTGAAGCTCTTGATCG GCAAGACAAAGCGAAGGGTGTTGAAATTTTGGTGAATGATCTAAAAGTATTCTCAACATTTAATGAAGAACTGTACAAAGAAATCACAGAGCTTTTAACTCTTGGCAATTTCAG GGAAAATGAACAGCTGTCCAAGTATGGTGATACAAAAACAGCTCGTAGCATAATGTTGATAGAGCTGAAGAAGCTCATAGAAGCAAATCCTCTTTTCCGTGATAAACTTGCCTTTCCTACTCTGAAGTCATCCAGATTGAGGACTCTAATTAATCAAAG TTTAAATTGGCAGCATCAGTTATGCAAGAATCCAAGGCCAAACCCAGACATTAAGACTCTATTCACAGACCATACATGTACACCTCCCAATGGTCCTCTTGCTCCTACACCTGTCAACCTTCCGGTTGCCGCTGTGGCAAAGCCTTCAGCTTATACAGCTCTTGGGGCACATGGT CCCTTTCCACCTGCTGCTGCAGCAGCCGCTAATGCTGGTGCATTAGCTGGTTGGATGGCAAATGCTTCTGCTTCTTCACCCGTTCAAGCAGCTGTTGTCACTGCATCACCGATACCTGTTCCGCAAAATCAAG TTTCCATCTTGAAACGGCCAAGAACACCACCAACAGGTCTAGGCATGGTTGATTATCAAAGTCCTGATGAACAACTCATGAAACGTCTGCGGCCTGTCCAATCTGTTGAGGAG GCAACATATCCAACATCTCGGCAGCAGGCTTCTTGGTCTTTGGATGACCTGCCTAGGACAGTAGCTTTAAATTTGCATCAAGGTTCGGCTGTCACGAGCATGGATTTTCATCCTTCTCACCGCACATTGCTTCTTG TTGGTTCTGCTAATGGTGAGGTTACACTCTGGGAACTTAGGCTACGGGAGAGGTTGGTTTCAAAGCCCTTCAAGATTTGGGAAATGACAGCCTGTTCATTGCAATTTCAG GCTTCCTTTGCCAAAGATGCACTGATTTCTGTGAATCGTGTTACTTGGAGTCCTGATGGAAATCTTGTAG GGGCTGCATTTAATAAGCATTTGATTCACTTGTATGCTTATACTGGGTCAAATGATCTACACCAGCAGTTAGAG ATTGATGCTCATGTTGGAGGCATTAATGACTTGGCTTTTGCTTATCCAAACAAACAACTGTGTGTGGTAACCTGCGGAGATGATAAGCTAATAAAG GTGTGGGATTTGGGGGGACAGAAACTGTTTAATTTTGAAGGTCATGAGGCTCCGGTCTATTCTATATGTCCTCACCGCAAAGAGAACATTCAG TTCATATTCTCAACTGCTATTGATGGAAAAATAAAGGCCTGGCTATACGATAATATGGGATCTAGAGTCGACTATGATGCTCCAGGCCACTGGTGCACTACAATGCTTTACAGTGCGGATGGTAGTAG ACTATTCTCTTGTGGAACAAGTAAAGAAGGGGATTCTTTCCTAGTTGAATGGAATGAAAGTGAAGGAGCAATAAAGAGGCATTATGCTGGATTTAGAAAGAAATCAACAACGGGTGTAGTGCAGTTTGACACCACACAAAACCACTTTTTGGCTGCAGGTGAAGATAGTCAGATAAAGTTTTGGGATATGGATAATGCCCATGTGCTTACAAGTACAGATGCTGATGGTGGACTACCG AGTCTCCCCCGCCTGAGATTCAACAAGGAAGGAAATCTGCTTGCTGTTACTACTGCAGACAATGGATTCAGGATACTTGCAAATGCTGCTGGTCTCAGATCATTAAGAACAGTAGAAACTCCAGCTTTTGAAGCTTTGAGATCACCTATTGAATCAGCTGCTATCAAG GTTTCTGGCAGTTCTGGTGTTACAAATGTCAGTCCAGTCAACTGTAAAGTGGAAAGGAGCTCTCCGGTTAGGCCTTCTCCAATTCTT AATGGAGTTGATACCTTGAATAGAAGCATGGAAAAACCCAGAATTGTGGATGATGTAATTGATAAAACAAAGCCATGGCAGTTGGCTGAAATTTTGGATCCTGGTGACTGTCAATTAGTTACCTTGCCTGACAGCACGGATACTTCCAGCAAG GTCGTTCGACTTCTGTATACAAATTCTGGTGCTGGCATTTTGGCACTTGGGTCAAATGGTATTCAGAAGCTATGGAAGTGGACACGCAACGAACAGAATGTAACTGGAAAG GCCACTGCCAGTGTTGTTCCACAGCATTGGCAACCAAACAGTGGTCTTCTTATGGCTAATGATGTCTCAGGTGTTAACCTTGAAGAAGCAGTCCCGTGCATAGCACTTTCAAAGAATGACTCATATGTAATGTCAGCAGCTGGAGGAAAAGTTTCACTGTTTAATATGATGACATTCAAG GTAATGACAACATTCATGTCTCCTCCTCCTGCTTCAACCTTCCTAGCATTCCATCCTCAGGATAATAACATTATAGCCATTGGAATGGAGGATTCAACTATTCATATCTACAACGTTCGAGTGGATGAG GTGAAATCAAAACTGAAGGGTCACCAGAAGAGAATTACTGGTTTAGCTTTTTCCACTAATCTCAATATCTTGGTTTCTTCGGGTGCTGATGCTCAA CTTTGCATCTGGAGTATTGACACATGGGAGAAAAGGAAGTTAGTTACAATTCAAATTCCAGCAGGAAAGGCTCCTAATGGCGACACCCGGGTACAGTTCCACTCTGATCAGACCCACTTACTGGTGGTTCATGAGACCCAGTTAGCAATATATGATGCCTCCAAGATGGAACGTGTCCGACAG TGGGTACCACAAGATGCATTGTCTGCTCCCCTATCTTATGCGGCATACTCTTGCAACAGCCAGTTAATTTATGCTACATTTTGTGATGGTAACATTGGGGTATTTGATGCTGATAGCTTGAGATTGAGGTGCCGCATTGCTTCATCAGCGTATCTGTCCCAGGCAATCATGAATAG AAGCCAATCTGTTTACCCTCTTGTTGTTGCTGCACATCCCCAAGAGGCCAACCAATTAGCTATAGGGTTGACAGATGGGTCTGTCAAAGTGATGGAACCCACAGAATCAGAGGGAAAATGGGGATCAACTCCGCCTGTGGATAATGGGATGCTGAATGGCAGGACTACGTCATCATCTACAACAAGCAACCACACACCTGATCAATTACAGAGATGA
- the LOC110666136 gene encoding topless-related protein 3-like isoform X2, producing the protein MSYLSRELVFLILQFLEEEKFKESVHKLEKESGFFFNMKFFEEKVQAGEWEEVEKYLSGFTKVDDNRYSMKIFFEIRKQKYLEALDRQDKAKGVEILVNDLKVFSTFNEELYKEITELLTLGNFRENEQLSKYGDTKTARSIMLIELKKLIEANPLFRDKLAFPTLKSSRLRTLINQSLNWQHQLCKNPRPNPDIKTLFTDHTCTPPNGPLAPTPVNLPVAAVAKPSAYTALGAHGPFPPAAAAAANAGALAGWMANASASSPVQAAVVTASPIPVPQNQVSILKRPRTPPTGLGMVDYQSPDEQLMKRLRPVQSVEEATYPTSRQQASWSLDDLPRTVALNLHQGSAVTSMDFHPSHRTLLLVGSANGEVTLWELRLRERLVSKPFKIWEMTACSLQFQASFAKDALISVNRVTWSPDGNLVGAAFNKHLIHLYAYTGSNDLHQQLEIDAHVGGINDLAFAYPNKQLCVVTCGDDKLIKVWDLGGQKLFNFEGHEAPVYSICPHRKENIQFIFSTAIDGKIKAWLYDNMGSRVDYDAPGHWCTTMLYSADGSRLFSCGTSKEGDSFLVEWNESEGAIKRHYAGFRKKSTTGVVQFDTTQNHFLAAGEDSQIKFWDMDNAHVLTSTDADGGLPSLPRLRFNKEGNLLAVTTADNGFRILANAAGLRSLRTVETPAFEALRSPIESAAIKVSGSSGVTNVSPVNCKVERSSPNGVDTLNRSMEKPRIVDDVIDKTKPWQLAEILDPGDCQLVTLPDSTDTSSKVVRLLYTNSGAGILALGSNGIQKLWKWTRNEQNVTGKATASVVPQHWQPNSGLLMANDVSGVNLEEAVPCIALSKNDSYVMSAAGGKVSLFNMMTFKVMTTFMSPPPASTFLAFHPQDNNIIAIGMEDSTIHIYNVRVDEVKSKLKGHQKRITGLAFSTNLNILVSSGADAQLCIWSIDTWEKRKLVTIQIPAGKAPNGDTRVQFHSDQTHLLVVHETQLAIYDASKMERVRQWVPQDALSAPLSYAAYSCNSQLIYATFCDGNIGVFDADSLRLRCRIASSAYLSQAIMNRSQSVYPLVVAAHPQEANQLAIGLTDGSVKVMEPTESEGKWGSTPPVDNGMLNGRTTSSSTTSNHTPDQLQR; encoded by the exons ATGTCGTATTTGAGCAGAGAATTGGTATTTCTCATACTTCAGTTTCTTGAAGAAGAGAAATTCAAGGAGTCCGTGCACAA ACTTGAGAAGGAATCAGGATTTTTCTTCAACATGAAGTTCTTTGAGGAGAAAGTTCAGGCTGGAGAATGGGAGGAAGTTGAAAAATACTTATCTGGATTTACTAAGGTTGACGATAACAGATACTCCATGAAGATATTCTTTGAAATTAGGAAGCAGAAATATCTTGAAGCTCTTGATCG GCAAGACAAAGCGAAGGGTGTTGAAATTTTGGTGAATGATCTAAAAGTATTCTCAACATTTAATGAAGAACTGTACAAAGAAATCACAGAGCTTTTAACTCTTGGCAATTTCAG GGAAAATGAACAGCTGTCCAAGTATGGTGATACAAAAACAGCTCGTAGCATAATGTTGATAGAGCTGAAGAAGCTCATAGAAGCAAATCCTCTTTTCCGTGATAAACTTGCCTTTCCTACTCTGAAGTCATCCAGATTGAGGACTCTAATTAATCAAAG TTTAAATTGGCAGCATCAGTTATGCAAGAATCCAAGGCCAAACCCAGACATTAAGACTCTATTCACAGACCATACATGTACACCTCCCAATGGTCCTCTTGCTCCTACACCTGTCAACCTTCCGGTTGCCGCTGTGGCAAAGCCTTCAGCTTATACAGCTCTTGGGGCACATGGT CCCTTTCCACCTGCTGCTGCAGCAGCCGCTAATGCTGGTGCATTAGCTGGTTGGATGGCAAATGCTTCTGCTTCTTCACCCGTTCAAGCAGCTGTTGTCACTGCATCACCGATACCTGTTCCGCAAAATCAAG TTTCCATCTTGAAACGGCCAAGAACACCACCAACAGGTCTAGGCATGGTTGATTATCAAAGTCCTGATGAACAACTCATGAAACGTCTGCGGCCTGTCCAATCTGTTGAGGAG GCAACATATCCAACATCTCGGCAGCAGGCTTCTTGGTCTTTGGATGACCTGCCTAGGACAGTAGCTTTAAATTTGCATCAAGGTTCGGCTGTCACGAGCATGGATTTTCATCCTTCTCACCGCACATTGCTTCTTG TTGGTTCTGCTAATGGTGAGGTTACACTCTGGGAACTTAGGCTACGGGAGAGGTTGGTTTCAAAGCCCTTCAAGATTTGGGAAATGACAGCCTGTTCATTGCAATTTCAG GCTTCCTTTGCCAAAGATGCACTGATTTCTGTGAATCGTGTTACTTGGAGTCCTGATGGAAATCTTGTAG GGGCTGCATTTAATAAGCATTTGATTCACTTGTATGCTTATACTGGGTCAAATGATCTACACCAGCAGTTAGAG ATTGATGCTCATGTTGGAGGCATTAATGACTTGGCTTTTGCTTATCCAAACAAACAACTGTGTGTGGTAACCTGCGGAGATGATAAGCTAATAAAG GTGTGGGATTTGGGGGGACAGAAACTGTTTAATTTTGAAGGTCATGAGGCTCCGGTCTATTCTATATGTCCTCACCGCAAAGAGAACATTCAG TTCATATTCTCAACTGCTATTGATGGAAAAATAAAGGCCTGGCTATACGATAATATGGGATCTAGAGTCGACTATGATGCTCCAGGCCACTGGTGCACTACAATGCTTTACAGTGCGGATGGTAGTAG ACTATTCTCTTGTGGAACAAGTAAAGAAGGGGATTCTTTCCTAGTTGAATGGAATGAAAGTGAAGGAGCAATAAAGAGGCATTATGCTGGATTTAGAAAGAAATCAACAACGGGTGTAGTGCAGTTTGACACCACACAAAACCACTTTTTGGCTGCAGGTGAAGATAGTCAGATAAAGTTTTGGGATATGGATAATGCCCATGTGCTTACAAGTACAGATGCTGATGGTGGACTACCG AGTCTCCCCCGCCTGAGATTCAACAAGGAAGGAAATCTGCTTGCTGTTACTACTGCAGACAATGGATTCAGGATACTTGCAAATGCTGCTGGTCTCAGATCATTAAGAACAGTAGAAACTCCAGCTTTTGAAGCTTTGAGATCACCTATTGAATCAGCTGCTATCAAG GTTTCTGGCAGTTCTGGTGTTACAAATGTCAGTCCAGTCAACTGTAAAGTGGAAAGGAGCTCTCCG AATGGAGTTGATACCTTGAATAGAAGCATGGAAAAACCCAGAATTGTGGATGATGTAATTGATAAAACAAAGCCATGGCAGTTGGCTGAAATTTTGGATCCTGGTGACTGTCAATTAGTTACCTTGCCTGACAGCACGGATACTTCCAGCAAG GTCGTTCGACTTCTGTATACAAATTCTGGTGCTGGCATTTTGGCACTTGGGTCAAATGGTATTCAGAAGCTATGGAAGTGGACACGCAACGAACAGAATGTAACTGGAAAG GCCACTGCCAGTGTTGTTCCACAGCATTGGCAACCAAACAGTGGTCTTCTTATGGCTAATGATGTCTCAGGTGTTAACCTTGAAGAAGCAGTCCCGTGCATAGCACTTTCAAAGAATGACTCATATGTAATGTCAGCAGCTGGAGGAAAAGTTTCACTGTTTAATATGATGACATTCAAG GTAATGACAACATTCATGTCTCCTCCTCCTGCTTCAACCTTCCTAGCATTCCATCCTCAGGATAATAACATTATAGCCATTGGAATGGAGGATTCAACTATTCATATCTACAACGTTCGAGTGGATGAG GTGAAATCAAAACTGAAGGGTCACCAGAAGAGAATTACTGGTTTAGCTTTTTCCACTAATCTCAATATCTTGGTTTCTTCGGGTGCTGATGCTCAA CTTTGCATCTGGAGTATTGACACATGGGAGAAAAGGAAGTTAGTTACAATTCAAATTCCAGCAGGAAAGGCTCCTAATGGCGACACCCGGGTACAGTTCCACTCTGATCAGACCCACTTACTGGTGGTTCATGAGACCCAGTTAGCAATATATGATGCCTCCAAGATGGAACGTGTCCGACAG TGGGTACCACAAGATGCATTGTCTGCTCCCCTATCTTATGCGGCATACTCTTGCAACAGCCAGTTAATTTATGCTACATTTTGTGATGGTAACATTGGGGTATTTGATGCTGATAGCTTGAGATTGAGGTGCCGCATTGCTTCATCAGCGTATCTGTCCCAGGCAATCATGAATAG AAGCCAATCTGTTTACCCTCTTGTTGTTGCTGCACATCCCCAAGAGGCCAACCAATTAGCTATAGGGTTGACAGATGGGTCTGTCAAAGTGATGGAACCCACAGAATCAGAGGGAAAATGGGGATCAACTCCGCCTGTGGATAATGGGATGCTGAATGGCAGGACTACGTCATCATCTACAACAAGCAACCACACACCTGATCAATTACAGAGATGA